One genomic segment of Candidatus Latescibacterota bacterium includes these proteins:
- a CDS encoding enoyl-CoA hydratase/isomerase family protein — MPLRTERADGHAVLTLAAPPRNLLDEPLLHALLAALDALRADGAPPLLLRAEGRHFSTGYPVDAIPEDIFHADPARRAAVPFERVMAGLWDYPAPVIAAVAGDAYGGAVELLCCADLRVGARDLRLAVPSARLGLVYSPTGMRRFQSAFGAPLTRELLLLGEPIGARRAARAGFFCRLVPAEQVDQAAATLMASALAAAPAALRGTRQTLRRLEGAEPLDSVVLAEIAAWRHAAWRSEDFKEAQRAFLEKRRPRWRTD, encoded by the coding sequence ATGCCGCTCAGGACAGAACGCGCCGACGGCCACGCCGTCCTCACCCTCGCCGCGCCGCCCCGCAACCTGCTGGACGAGCCGCTGCTCCACGCCCTCCTCGCGGCCCTCGACGCCCTGCGCGCCGACGGCGCCCCCCCGCTGCTCCTGCGCGCGGAGGGCCGCCACTTCAGCACGGGCTATCCGGTGGACGCGATCCCCGAGGACATCTTCCACGCCGACCCGGCCCGCCGCGCGGCCGTGCCCTTCGAGCGCGTGATGGCCGGCCTCTGGGACTATCCCGCCCCCGTCATCGCGGCGGTGGCCGGCGACGCCTACGGCGGCGCGGTGGAGCTGCTCTGCTGCGCGGACCTGCGCGTGGGCGCGCGGGACCTGCGGCTGGCCGTGCCCTCGGCGCGCCTGGGCCTGGTCTACAGCCCGACGGGCATGCGCCGCTTCCAGTCCGCCTTCGGCGCGCCGCTCACCCGGGAGCTGCTGCTGCTCGGCGAGCCGATCGGCGCGCGCCGCGCGGCCCGCGCCGGCTTCTTCTGCCGCCTCGTGCCCGCGGAGCAGGTGGACCAGGCCGCCGCCACGCTGATGGCGAGCGCCCTCGCCGCCGCGCCCGCCGCCCTGCGCGGCACGCGACAGACCCTCCGCCGCCTCGAGGGGGCAGAGCCACTTGACAGCGTCGTTCTCGCTGAGATCGCCGCCTGGCGGCACGCGGCCTGGCGGAGCGAGGACTTCAAGGAGGCGCAGCGGGCGTTTCTCGAGAAGCGCCGGCCGCGCTGGCGGACGGACTAG
- a CDS encoding sugar ABC transporter permease → MHSHDPAPALEQDIARRLRRRHRRDAAGALLYILPAAAIVLIFRLVPILAAFTFSFYEIKMGALVGFVGVGHYVKLFQDPTFWHSLGTTLWFVLGTVPPAIFVSLFFALLLNRKIKALGLYRTIYFMPVVTSMVAVAVIWKWILEPELGILNFFMERLHLGRPGWLAESRGVFQLMLDPGGRWLPGWAGGPSLALVSLAMVNTWKGLGYNIVIFLAGLQNIPQQQYEAARIDGAGNWQLFRHVTWPILSPTTFYVFIMSTIVSFQTFSLVYLMTSPPGGPEDSTKVLVYYLFDKGFTPPASLGRASAVALVLFLIILGLTMVQRRLAERRVHY, encoded by the coding sequence ATGCACAGCCACGACCCCGCCCCCGCCCTCGAACAGGACATCGCGCGCAGGCTGCGCCGCCGGCACCGCCGCGACGCCGCCGGCGCGCTGCTCTACATCCTGCCGGCCGCGGCCATCGTGCTGATCTTCCGCCTGGTGCCGATCCTCGCCGCCTTCACCTTCAGCTTCTACGAGATCAAGATGGGCGCGCTGGTGGGCTTCGTCGGCGTCGGCCACTACGTGAAGCTCTTCCAGGACCCCACCTTCTGGCACTCCCTCGGCACCACGCTCTGGTTCGTGCTGGGGACCGTGCCGCCGGCGATCTTCGTGTCGCTCTTCTTCGCCCTGCTGCTCAACCGCAAGATCAAGGCGCTCGGCCTGTACCGGACGATCTACTTCATGCCGGTGGTGACGAGCATGGTCGCGGTGGCCGTGATCTGGAAGTGGATCCTGGAGCCCGAGCTGGGCATCCTGAACTTCTTCATGGAGCGGCTGCACCTGGGGCGGCCGGGCTGGCTGGCCGAGAGCCGGGGCGTCTTCCAGCTGATGCTGGATCCCGGCGGGCGCTGGCTGCCCGGCTGGGCGGGCGGACCGAGCCTGGCGCTGGTCAGCCTGGCGATGGTGAACACCTGGAAGGGGCTCGGCTACAACATCGTCATCTTCCTGGCGGGACTGCAGAACATCCCCCAGCAGCAGTACGAGGCCGCGCGCATCGACGGCGCCGGCAACTGGCAGCTCTTCCGCCACGTCACCTGGCCGATCCTCAGCCCGACGACCTTCTACGTGTTCATCATGAGCACCATCGTGAGCTTCCAGACCTTCAGCCTCGTCTACCTCATGACCTCCCCGCCCGGCGGGCCCGAGGACAGCACGAAGGTCCTCGTCTACTACCTCTTCGACAAGGGCTTCACGCCGCCGGCCAGCCTGGGCCGCGCCAGCGCGGTGGCGCTGGTGCTCTTCCTGATCATCCTGGGCCTGACGATGGTGCAGCGGCGCCTGGCCGAACGCAGGGTGCACTACTGA